One Alkalicoccus halolimnae DNA segment encodes these proteins:
- a CDS encoding alcohol dehydrogenase catalytic domain-containing protein, producing the protein MRAVTYQGKDDMQVKDVQAPSIEKDTDMIVKITASGICGSDLHLYKGGIPAPKDYVIGHEPMGIVEETGPGVKNLKKGDRVVIPFNIGCGDCHFCNNKMESQCDNSNPHAEMGGLFGFSEDFGSYPGGQAEYLRVPYADFTSFKVPENSELDDESVLFLSDVIPTAFWSVENSGVTYGDTVIVLGCGPIGLMTQKFAWMKGAERVIAVDHLPYRLDHARRTNRVETFNFEKNPEIGKLLHEETKGGARVVIDCVGMDGTVPPNQEFGSKGDNQFGTISPIITASQAVRKFGIVQLTGVYGTEANNFPIGDFFTRNVALTMGQAPVIHMMPALYKMVENKQIDPTDIITHPMALDDAAEAYRMFDKKEEESIKFVLKP; encoded by the coding sequence ATGAGAGCAGTAACGTATCAGGGAAAAGACGATATGCAGGTAAAAGATGTTCAGGCCCCTTCGATTGAAAAAGACACGGATATGATTGTGAAAATTACAGCTTCAGGTATATGCGGTTCCGATTTACACTTATATAAAGGCGGTATACCGGCTCCGAAAGATTATGTTATAGGTCATGAACCGATGGGGATTGTGGAAGAAACGGGTCCTGGAGTAAAGAATTTGAAAAAAGGGGACCGTGTTGTTATTCCATTTAATATTGGCTGCGGCGATTGTCATTTTTGTAATAACAAAATGGAGAGTCAATGTGATAACTCCAATCCGCATGCGGAGATGGGCGGTCTATTCGGCTTTTCCGAAGATTTTGGAAGCTACCCGGGAGGACAGGCAGAATATTTACGGGTGCCTTACGCCGACTTTACTTCCTTTAAGGTTCCTGAAAACAGCGAGTTGGATGACGAGAGCGTGCTGTTTTTATCTGATGTTATTCCAACTGCTTTCTGGAGCGTGGAAAACAGCGGGGTTACCTACGGGGACACCGTCATCGTTCTCGGCTGCGGACCGATCGGGCTGATGACTCAGAAATTCGCCTGGATGAAAGGAGCGGAACGAGTCATAGCCGTCGATCATCTGCCATACCGGCTTGATCATGCAAGACGTACGAACCGGGTAGAAACGTTCAATTTTGAAAAAAATCCGGAAATCGGCAAGCTTCTCCACGAGGAAACAAAAGGTGGAGCACGTGTCGTTATTGATTGTGTCGGCATGGATGGAACCGTTCCGCCGAATCAGGAATTCGGTTCAAAAGGTGATAACCAGTTTGGAACGATCAGTCCGATCATCACGGCTTCACAGGCAGTCCGCAAATTCGGAATTGTCCAGCTTACAGGTGTTTACGGTACAGAAGCCAACAACTTCCCTATCGGTGATTTTTTCACAAGAAATGTCGCTTTGACGATGGGACAGGCTCCGGTGATTCATATGATGCCTGCGCTTTATAAAATGGTGGAGAATAAACAGATTGATCCAACCGATATCATTACTCACCCGATGGCTCTTGATGATGCAGCAGAAGCCTATCGCATGTTTGATAAAAAAGAAGAGGAAAGCATTAAATTTGTGCTGAAACCTTAA
- a CDS encoding SHOCT domain-containing protein gives MNFEEEIRSILIPTLGFRKSAACGAEIRHLVTELNGEETVLAGFAHGKPYIPDRLFILTDQHMYALRRKSERVYVETIPLDDITEVTIATIEDDTEFSFLYNNEVYYALLTDKKKAVKLIKAIDGVLPIAVVSSPADNPEAPAVKKEGPVKFNNKQSEMIKRSRPRAKTDLKIVSGREELGYQSKYVEMVQRHPGEVSFRTGFKEHPDIFLLHEYERTEIIALDCANESRAAFWGNFYGGNIEALNSVLKNQMGKDKFTVSLFLERKDDGHPMMLIVKCREKTMQSLAAFMKMDPVPPAASEPTEDKYALLEQIHHLKEKGILTEEEFLSEKAKILQM, from the coding sequence GTGAACTTTGAAGAAGAAATACGCTCAATATTAATTCCAACGCTAGGGTTCAGAAAATCGGCTGCGTGCGGTGCAGAAATAAGACACCTGGTGACCGAATTGAATGGGGAAGAAACTGTACTTGCTGGATTCGCCCACGGAAAACCCTACATCCCTGACCGGCTTTTCATACTGACGGATCAACATATGTATGCTTTACGTAGAAAAAGTGAAAGAGTATATGTTGAAACCATCCCTCTGGATGACATTACTGAGGTCACTATAGCTACCATAGAAGATGATACAGAATTCTCCTTTCTTTATAATAATGAAGTTTACTACGCCTTACTTACAGATAAGAAGAAAGCAGTGAAATTGATAAAAGCTATTGATGGTGTCCTTCCCATTGCAGTTGTATCTTCACCAGCTGATAATCCTGAAGCACCGGCTGTTAAAAAAGAAGGGCCGGTGAAGTTCAATAATAAGCAGTCAGAAATGATAAAGCGGTCCAGACCCCGCGCTAAAACCGACTTAAAGATAGTAAGCGGCCGGGAAGAGCTTGGTTACCAGAGCAAATATGTAGAAATGGTCCAGCGGCATCCTGGGGAAGTTTCTTTTCGTACAGGCTTTAAAGAGCATCCGGACATTTTTCTACTCCATGAATACGAACGAACTGAAATTATCGCTCTCGACTGTGCGAATGAATCGCGGGCGGCTTTTTGGGGGAATTTTTACGGGGGAAATATAGAAGCACTTAATTCAGTCTTGAAGAACCAAATGGGAAAAGATAAGTTTACCGTTTCTCTTTTTTTAGAACGTAAGGACGACGGACATCCAATGATGCTGATCGTAAAATGCAGAGAAAAAACGATGCAGTCTTTAGCAGCTTTTATGAAAATGGACCCGGTTCCTCCTGCAGCCAGCGAACCAACGGAAGATAAATATGCTTTACTGGAGCAGATACACCATTTAAAGGAAAAAGGAATTCTTACGGAAGAAGAATTTTTATCCGAAAAAGCGAAAATACTTCAAATGTAA
- a CDS encoding DUF6897 domain-containing protein, translating to MSYNVFYRHVGKQCKVTTMLGEKVSGKLLTIEDNWMELQTSGTSEFLNIKYIERVKLMAD from the coding sequence ATGTCCTATAATGTTTTTTACCGGCACGTTGGCAAGCAGTGTAAGGTCACCACAATGCTGGGGGAGAAAGTGAGCGGGAAACTTCTTACGATTGAAGATAACTGGATGGAGCTCCAGACTTCGGGTACGAGTGAGTTTCTTAATATAAAATATATTGAAAGAGTGAAACTCATGGCCGATTAA
- a CDS encoding SDR family oxidoreductase, with product MNIRKQTAVVTGGTRGIGREIVKKLLNEGAYVTVLVKTKRSILALQSELGHHAFDSYICDVTKPEDIERAFEDIIRKNERIDILVNNAGVGIFKKVEDLTEEDWDSQLNTNLKGAFLCSQAGYRQMISQGGGQIVNIASDLAYNTREKASAYCASKWGLLGFSQAMNKEGRHHNVRVATVAPGLVQTDFAGVSASEKAHGLSAWSVAQQVLTVIKTSHDAGEIEIIIRP from the coding sequence GTGAATATTCGTAAGCAAACGGCAGTAGTAACAGGGGGAACGAGAGGAATCGGCAGAGAAATTGTAAAAAAGCTCTTGAACGAGGGGGCGTATGTTACCGTTCTCGTAAAAACAAAACGTTCCATTCTTGCTCTGCAGAGCGAACTGGGGCATCACGCATTTGACAGCTATATATGTGACGTTACCAAGCCGGAAGATATTGAGCGGGCCTTTGAAGATATCATCCGCAAAAATGAACGGATTGATATTCTCGTCAACAACGCCGGAGTGGGGATTTTTAAAAAAGTCGAAGATTTAACTGAAGAAGACTGGGACAGCCAGCTGAATACAAATTTAAAAGGGGCTTTCCTTTGCAGTCAGGCCGGCTACCGTCAGATGATCAGCCAGGGAGGCGGTCAAATTGTTAACATTGCCTCTGACCTTGCTTATAATACGAGGGAAAAAGCCTCTGCTTACTGCGCAAGCAAGTGGGGTCTTCTCGGCTTTTCGCAGGCTATGAATAAAGAAGGGCGCCATCACAATGTACGGGTTGCTACGGTGGCCCCCGGTCTCGTCCAGACTGATTTCGCAGGAGTTTCCGCCTCCGAGAAGGCTCATGGGCTGAGTGCTTGGTCCGTCGCCCAGCAGGTATTAACCGTCATTAAAACAAGTCATGACGCAGGAGAAATCGAAATTATCATTCGTCCGTAG